In a genomic window of Myotis daubentonii chromosome X, mMyoDau2.1, whole genome shotgun sequence:
- the LOC132224213 gene encoding CCHC-type zinc finger nucleic acid binding protein-like: MSSKEYFKGGRSGHWVRGCPRGEQAPGRRASGRGRGCQYSSATLSDICYRCGESGHHAKNCDLHEDICYNCGRSGHIAKDCVEPTRSREQGCCTCGKAGHLARDCDRQEEQKCYSCGEYGHIQKDCAQIKCYRCGKNGHMVINCPKTMKIKCYRCGKSGHIARDCPTEDTA, encoded by the coding sequence ATGAGCAGTAAGGAATATTTCAAGGGTGGCCGCTCTGGCCACTGGGTCCGGGGATGCCCCAGAGGGGAACAAGCTCCAGGGAGAAGAGCTAGTGGCCGTGGCAGAGGTTGTCAGTACAGTTCTGCCACCCTGTCTGACATCTGTTACCGCTGCGGTGAATCTGGTCATCACGCTAAGAACTGTGACCTTCACGAGGACATCTGCTACAACTGTGGGAGAAGTGGCCACATCGCCAAAGACTGTGTCGAGCCGACGCGTTCAAGAGAGCAGGGCTGTTGCACTTGTGGCAAAGCAGGTCATCTGGCTCGTGATTGTGACCGTCAGGAAGAGCAGAAGTGCTACTCGTGTGGTGAATATGGTCACATTCAGAAAGACTGCGCCCAAATCAAGTGCTACCGGTGTGGCAAGAACGGCCATATGGTCATCAACTGTCCCAAGACAATGAAGATCAAGTGCTATCGTTGTGGAAAGTCTGGGCATATAGCCCGGGATTGCCCCACTGAAGATACAGCTTAA
- the LOC132224191 gene encoding CCHC-type zinc finger nucleic acid binding protein-like, producing the protein MSSKEYFKGGRSGHWVRGCPRGEQAPGRRASGRGRGCQYSSATLSDICYRCGESGHHAKNCDLHEDICYNCGRSGHIAKDCVEPTRSREQCCCTCGKAGHLARDCDRQEEQKCYSCGEYGHIQKDCAQIKCYRCGKNGHMVINCPKTMKIKCYRCGKSGHIARDCPTEDTA; encoded by the coding sequence ATGAGCAGTAAGGAATATTTCAAGGGTGGCCGCTCTGGCCACTGGGTCCGGGGATGCCCCAGAGGGGAACAAGCTCCAGGGAGAAGAGCTAGTGGCCGTGGCAGAGGTTGTCAGTACAGTTCTGCCACCCTGTCTGACATCTGTTACCGCTGCGGTGAATCTGGTCATCACGCTAAGAACTGTGACCTTCACGAGGACATCTGCTACAACTGTGGGAGAAGTGGCCACATCGCCAAAGACTGTGTCGAGCCGACGCGTTCAAGAGAGCAGTGCTGTTGCACTTGTGGCAAAGCAGGTCATCTGGCTCGTGATTGTGACCGTCAGGAAGAGCAGAAGTGCTACTCGTGTGGTGAATATGGTCACATTCAGAAAGACTGCGCCCAAATCAAGTGCTATCGGTGTGGCAAGAACGGCCATATGGTCATCAACTGTCCCAAGACAATGAAGATCAAGTGCTATCGTTGTGGAAAGTCTGGGCATATAGCCCGGGATTGCCCCACTGAAGATACAGCTTAA
- the LOC132224195 gene encoding CCHC-type zinc finger nucleic acid binding protein-like, with translation MSSKEYFKGGRSGHWVRGCPRGEQAPGRRASGRGRGCQYSSATLSDICYRCGESGHHAKNCDLHEDICYNCGRSGHIAKDCVEPTRSREQCCCTCGKAGHLARDCDRQEEQKCYSCGEYGHIEKDCAQIKCYRCGKNGHMVINCPKTMKIKCYRCGKSGHIARDCPTEDTA, from the coding sequence ATGAGCAGTAAGGAATATTTCAAGGGTGGCCGCTCTGGCCACTGGGTCCGGGGATGCCCCAGAGGGGAACAAGCTCCAGGGAGAAGAGCTAGTGGCCGTGGCAGAGGTTGTCAGTACAGTTCTGCCACCCTGTCTGACATCTGTTACCGCTGCGGTGAATCTGGTCATCACGCTAAGAACTGTGACCTTCACGAGGACATCTGCTACAACTGTGGGAGAAGTGGCCACATCGCCAAAGACTGTGTCGAGCCGACGCGTTCAAGAGAGCAGTGCTGTTGCACTTGTGGCAAAGCAGGTCATCTGGCTCGTGATTGTGACCGTCAGGAAGAGCAGAAGTGCTACTCGTGTGGTGAATATGGTCACATTGAGAAAGACTGCGCCCAAATCAAGTGCTACCGGTGTGGCAAGAACGGCCATATGGTCATCAACTGTCCCAAGACAATGAAGATCAAGTGCTATCGTTGTGGAAAGTCTGGGCATATAGCCCGGGATTGCCCCACTGAAGATACAGCTTAA